One region of Oryza sativa Japonica Group chromosome 5, ASM3414082v1 genomic DNA includes:
- the LOC107275590 gene encoding putative disease resistance protein RGA3 codes for MAELLSALLPALLKKAGESLGTEFSFIGGIERRRSELYTLLLAVNQVINDAEDQASKKPAVKSWIAKLKLAACDADDALDELHYEELRCEALRRGHKINTGVRAFFSSHYNPLLFKYRIGKRLQQIVERIDQLVSQMNRFGFLNCSMPVDERMQTYSYVDEQEVIGRDKERDEIVHMLLSAETDELLILPIVGIGGLGKTTLAQLVFNDVKVKAHFQKHMWVCVSENFSVPVIVKGIIDTAIGNDCGLKFDNLELLQQRLREELGQKRYLLVLDDVWNEDKQKWGALRTLLGSCGMGSAVVVTTRNVKVASIMESISPLCLENLNPEDSWIVFSRRAFGTGVVETPELVEVGKRIVEKCCGLPLAIKSMGALMSTKQETRDWLSILESNTWDEESQILPALSLGYKNLPSHMKQCFAFCAVFPKDYEIDKDDLIHLWVSNGFIPSKKMSDIEENGNHVFWELVWRSFFQNVKQIGSIFQRKVYRYGQSDVTTFKIHDLMHDLAVHISGDECLALENLAKIKKIPKNVHHMAFEGQQKIGFLMQHCRVIRSVFALDKNDMHIAQDIKFNESPLRVVGLHIFGIEKFPVEPAFMKHLRYLDLSGSYINTLPEAASALYNLQVLILNRCRRLTHLPDGMKFMISLRHVYLDDCARLTSMPAGLGQLINLRTLTKFVPGNESGYRINELNDLKLGGKLQIFNLIKVTNPIEAKEANLECKTNLQQLALCWGTSKSAELQAEDLHLYRHEEVLDALKPPNGLTVLKLRQYMGTTFPIWMENGITLRNIVKLKVTDSINCMKLPSVWKLPFLEVLRLKDMKKLKYLCNGFCSDKECDHQLVAFPKLKLLSLERMESLENWQEYDVEQVTPANFPVLDAMEIIDCPKLTAMPNAPVLKSLSVIGNKILIGLSSSVSNLSYLYLGASQGSLERKKTLIYHYKENLEGTTDSKDHVLAHHFSSWGSLTKLHLQGFSALAPEDIQNISGHVMSVQNLDLISCDCFIQYDTLQSPLWFWKSFACLQHLTIEYCNSLTFWPGEEFQSLTSLKRLDIRYCNNFTGMPPAQVSVKSFEDEGMHNLERIEIEFCYNLVAFPTSLSYLRICSCNVLEDLPEGLGCLGALRSLSIDYNPRLKSLPPSIQRLSNLTRLYLGTNDSLTTLPEGMHNLTALNDLAIWNCPSLKALPEGLQQRLHSLEKLFIRQCPTLVRRCKRGGDYWSKVKDIPDLRVTGD; via the coding sequence ATGGCGGAGTTACTATCGGCTCTTTTGCCTGCCCTCCTGAAGAAAGCAGGTGAGTCTCTCGGCACAGAGTTTAGTTTCATCGGGGGTATTGAACGACGGCGTTCGGAGCTGTATACCTTGCTGCTTGCCGTCAACCAAGTGATCAATGATGCCGAGGATCAGGCATCCAAGAAGCCTGCTGTGAAGTCTTGGATCGCAAAGCTGAAGCTGGCTGCCTGTGATGCTGATGACGCCCTTGATGAGCTGCACTACGAGGAGCTCCGCTGCGAAGCGCTCCGTCGTGGGCATAAAATCAATACTGGCGTAAGggctttcttctcttctcattATAATCCTTTACTGTTCAAGTATAGGATAGGAAAGAGACTCCAGCAGATAGTCGAGCGGATTGATCAGCTTGTTTCGCAAATGAATCGATTTGGGTTCCTAAATTGCTCCATGCCAGTGGATGAGAGGATGCAAACCTATTCCTACGTCGACGAGCAGGAAGTTATTGGAAGGGACAAAGAAAGAGATGAAATTGTCCATATGCTTCTAAGTGCCGAGACCGACGAATTGCTAATACTTCCTATTGTTGGGATAGGAGGACTGGGAAAGACAACTCTTGCACAGCTGGTCTTCAATGACGTAAAAGTGAAAGCACATTTTCAAAAGCATATGTGGGTTTGTGTGTCAGAGAACTTCAGTGTTCCTGTTATTGTCAAGGGGATAATTGACACCGCAATTGGGAATGATTGTGGACTGAAGTTTGATAACCTGGAATTGCtacagcaacgtcttcgggaAGAACTGGGCCAAAAGAGGTACCTTCTTGTACTAGATGATGTTTGGAATGAAGATAAACAGAAATGGGGAGCTCTTAGAACATTGCTTGGTTCTTGTGGAATGGGAAGTGCGGTGGTTGTGACTACCCGAAACGTGAAAGTTGCATCAATCATGGAGTCAATTAGTCCATTGTGCCTAGAGAACCTTAACCCAGAAGATTCTTGGATTGTATTCAGCAGAAGAGCTTTTGGCACAGGTGTGGTTGAGACTCCAGAGCTCGTTGAGGTTGGTAAAAGAATTGTTGAGAAATGTTGCGGGCTTCCGTTAGCCATAAAGAGTATGGGAGCCTTGATGAGTACAAAACAGGAGACACGAGATTGGCTATCCATCCTTGAAAGCAACACTTGGGATGAAGAAAGCCAGATACTGCCAGCGCTGTCTTTGGGCTACAAAAATTTGCCTTCTCATATGAAACAATGTTTTGCTTTTTGTGCAGTATTCCCGAAGGACTACGAGATTGATAAGGACGATCTAATACATCTTTGGGTATCGAATGGATTTATTCCATCCAAGAAGATGTCAGATATTGAAGAGAATGGGAATCATGTTTTCTGGGAGCTTGTTTGGAGGTCATTTTTCCAAAATGTTAAGCAAATTGGATCAATTTTCCAACGTAAAGTGTACAGGTATGGGCAAAGTGATGTAACTACATTCAAAATTCATGATCTTATGCATGATCTTGCAGTTCATATAAGCGGTGATGAGTGTTTAGCTTTGGAAAATCTGGCTAAAATTAAGAAAATACCCAAAAATGTCCATCATATGGCTTTTGAGGGTCAACAAAAGATTGGTTTCTTGATGCAGCATTGTCGAGTTATCCGCAGTGTATTTGCCTTAGATAAGAATGACATGCATATTGCCCAGGACATTAAATTCAATGAGTCTCCTTTGAGAGTAGTTGGGCTTCATATTTTCGGCATCGAAAAATTTCCTGTTGAACCAGCATTTATGAAGCACTTAAGATATCTTGATTTGTCTGGTAGCTACATAAATACACTACCTGAAGCAGCTAGCGCACTTTATAATTTACAAGTGTTGATACTCAATAGATGCAGGAGGCTGACCCACCTACCAGATGGCATGAAATTTATGATTAGCCTTCGCCATGTGTACCTTGATGACTGTGCTCGACTAACAAGCATGCCAGCTGGTCTAGGACAGCTCATTAATTTACGGACATTGACAAAGTTCGTACCTGGTAATGAATCTGGCTATAGGATTAACGAACTGAATGACTTAAAACTTGGGGGCAAGCTTCAGATATTTAATTTGATTAAAGTAACAAATCCCATAGAAGCAAAAGAAGCCAACCTTGAGTGTAAGACAAATTTGCAGCAGTTAGCACTTTGCTGGGGCACATCAAAATCTGCGGAGTTACAAGCTGAAGATTTGCATTTATATCGTCATGAAGAAGTACTTGACGCTCTTAAGCCTCCCAACGGATTGACCGTTCTAAAGCTGAGGCAGTATATGGGCACTACGTTTCCCATATGGATGGAAAATGGAATCACATTGCGCAACATTGTTAAGCTCAAAGTAACGGACTCCATAAATTGTATGAAACTTCCATCAGTGTGGAAGCTTCCCTTTCTCGAGGTTCTCCGACTAAAAGACATGAAGAAGTTGAAATACTTGTGTAACGGGTTCTGCTCTGATAAAGAATGTGATCATCAATTAGTGGCATTCCCAAAATTAAAACTCTTGTCACTAGAACGAATGGAATCCTTAGAGAACTGGCAGGAATATGATGTTGAACAGGTAACACCGGCTAATTTTCCCGTGCTAGATGCAATGGAAATCATTGATTGTCCAAAATTGACAGCTATGCCTAATGCTCCGGTTCTCAAGTCGTTAAGTGTGATAGGAAACAAAATATTGATTGGCTTATCGTCAAGTGTTAGTAATCTGTCGTATCTATATCTTGGTGCAAGTCAAGGGAgtttagagaggaaaaaaacacTAATCTATCACTATAAAGAAAACCTGGAAGGAACCACAGATTCAAAGGATCATGTTTTGGCCCATCACTTTTCATCATGGGGCTCACTCACTAAATTACACCTACAGGGATTCAGTGCTCTAGCACCAGAAGATATACAAAATATAAGTGGTCACGTGATGTCTGTGCAGAACTTAGATCTAATTTCCTGTGACTGCTTCATCCAATATGATACATTGCAGTCACCACTGTGGTTCTGGAAATCATTTGCGTGCCTGCAGCACTTAACAATCGAGTACTGTAACAGCCTCACCTTTTGGCCAGGGGAGGAGTTCCAAAGCTTGACTTCATTAAAACGACTCGACATTAGATATTGCAACAACTTCACGGGTATGCCACCTGCCCAAGTCTCAGTGAAGTCCTTTGAAGATGAGGGCATGCATAATTTGGAACGGATAGAAATCGAATTCTGCTACAACTTAGTGGCTTTCCCTACAAGCTTATCGTATCTGAGGATATGCAGCTGCAATGTACTTGAGGACCTACCTGAAGGACTGGGTTGCCTGGGCGCTCTAAGAAGTCTGTCAATTGATTATAACCCAAGACTGAAGTCCCTGCCTCCCAGCATTCAACGTCTATCAAATCTGACCAGGCTCTACCTGGGAACTAATGACAGCCTAACAACATTACCCGAAGGGATGCATAATctgacagctctcaatgatctGGCTATTTGGAACTGCCCTAGTTTAAAGGCTTTACCGGAAGGTCTCCAGCAGAGGCTGCACAGCCTGGAAAAGCTCTTTATTAGACAATGCCCTACGCTGGTGAGAAGATGCAAACGTGGAGGAGACTACTGGAGCAAAGTTAAGGATATTCCAGATTTACGTGTGACAGGGGACTAG